One genomic segment of Allocatelliglobosispora scoriae includes these proteins:
- a CDS encoding ThuA domain-containing protein: MSRRRTLLPALAAVAALVLSTSVGSPAAAAPRFRVLVFSKVTNFYHDSIPAGVTAVQQLGAANNFEVEATTDAAAFTDANLARFDALVFNNTNSIPGSGDLLNAAQRLALQNFIRAGGGWVGLHAASASERDWTWYDGLVGTIFDYHPDFSATGGVFPGRIKVLDRAHPSTKNLPELWERSEEWYNWKTNPTGRVHTLAQVKVRDGINGLDEGVDQAYSWCQNYDGGRSWFTAGGHSISSFSEPFFLDHLRWGIEWAAGAAAGDCSATQNGQFQRVPLVTADLADPFELAVAPDRRVFYIQRTGAVKVIDQATLAVTTLIDFAYTPAQTSQSDGLLGLTLDNNFATNNWLYLLWSDKTLNQLNLSRFTVTGSTIAISSEKRLLAIPTLRGEARANSHMGGSIAMGKDGNLYAGIGDNTDPFESSGYTPIDERAGHRAFDAQGTAGNTNDLRGKILRIRPQADGTYTIPTGNLFAPGTAKTRPEVYAMGLRNPFRVTIDPLTNAVLVADYGPDASAANANRGPEGTVEFNRITSAGNYGWPYCIGNNIAFNDYNFATSTSGPKFNCAAPANNSPNNTGLATLPAARSALVWYAYSASTQFPEVGTGGGGPMSGPVYDYDPANPRLSKFPEYFENKWIVYELTRQWWKTLSVHKTAQTFTDPRFGATTVGSLQSINGIFSGMTWIQPFEAEFGPDGSLYVIDFGAGSGSGRGGSNEGAGIYRIDYVANGLPPVAKITASRDNGPSPLAVTFASTGSTGATSYAWDFDGNGTVDSTAANPSYTYPAKGRFNARLTVTGVGGLTGVASTEITVGNTRPTVTINVPHGGFFEFGDRIPYTVTVTDPEDAVIDCNRVVVQTLLGHDSHAHPMDNYIGCSGTLVTESGGGDGHGAGTDLFTLISAQYTDGGATGAVPALVGSVQVQLQPRSTEAENFDAASGISVLDRATAQAGRRLGDIDNGEWINFGPVNLQGIGGVVVGASSGGTGGTIEFRNGSPTGTLLGTATIPVTGSYDSIVSPTVPLTNPGGTFTLYLKFVKSGQTGDPDIMALDWLRFNGAGVKAETGATLSVSATPATGTGPLTVAFSSTATAPPGRTIVERQWSFGDNTATVHAATASHVYSRKGTYTAWMTLTDSAGATHSSSVVITVN; this comes from the coding sequence ATGAGCCGCCGCCGCACACTCCTGCCCGCCCTCGCCGCCGTCGCCGCCCTGGTGCTGTCGACCTCCGTGGGCAGCCCCGCCGCCGCCGCACCGCGATTCCGCGTGCTGGTCTTCTCCAAGGTCACGAACTTCTACCACGACTCGATCCCGGCCGGTGTCACCGCCGTCCAGCAGCTCGGCGCCGCCAACAACTTCGAGGTCGAGGCGACCACCGACGCCGCCGCGTTCACCGACGCCAACCTCGCCCGGTTCGACGCGCTGGTCTTCAACAACACCAACTCGATCCCCGGCTCCGGCGACCTGCTCAACGCGGCCCAGCGCCTGGCCCTGCAGAACTTCATCCGGGCCGGCGGCGGCTGGGTCGGCCTGCACGCGGCGTCCGCCAGCGAGCGCGACTGGACCTGGTACGACGGCCTCGTCGGCACGATCTTCGACTACCACCCGGACTTCAGCGCCACCGGCGGCGTCTTCCCCGGCCGGATCAAGGTCCTCGACCGGGCGCACCCGTCCACGAAGAACCTTCCTGAGCTGTGGGAACGCAGCGAGGAGTGGTACAACTGGAAGACCAACCCGACCGGCCGCGTGCACACCCTCGCCCAGGTCAAGGTCCGCGACGGCATCAACGGCCTCGACGAGGGCGTCGACCAGGCCTACTCGTGGTGCCAGAACTACGACGGGGGCCGGTCCTGGTTCACCGCCGGCGGGCACAGCATCTCCTCGTTCAGCGAGCCGTTCTTCCTCGACCACCTGCGCTGGGGCATCGAGTGGGCCGCAGGTGCCGCCGCCGGCGACTGCAGCGCCACCCAGAACGGCCAGTTCCAGCGGGTCCCGCTGGTCACCGCCGACCTCGCCGACCCGTTCGAGCTCGCCGTCGCGCCCGACCGCCGCGTCTTCTACATCCAGCGCACCGGCGCGGTGAAGGTGATCGACCAGGCCACGCTCGCCGTCACCACGCTGATCGACTTCGCCTACACCCCGGCCCAGACCAGCCAGTCCGACGGGCTGCTCGGCCTGACCCTGGACAACAACTTCGCCACCAACAACTGGCTCTATCTCCTGTGGTCGGACAAGACGCTCAACCAGCTCAACCTGTCGCGCTTCACCGTGACCGGCTCGACGATCGCGATCAGCTCCGAGAAGCGGCTGCTCGCCATCCCGACCCTGCGCGGTGAGGCGCGCGCCAACTCGCACATGGGCGGCTCCATCGCCATGGGCAAGGACGGCAACCTCTACGCCGGGATCGGCGACAACACCGACCCGTTCGAGTCCAGTGGTTACACCCCGATCGACGAGCGGGCCGGGCACCGCGCGTTCGACGCCCAGGGCACCGCGGGCAACACCAACGACCTGCGCGGCAAGATCCTGCGGATCCGCCCGCAGGCCGACGGCACCTACACCATCCCGACCGGCAACCTCTTCGCGCCGGGCACGGCCAAGACCAGGCCCGAGGTGTACGCCATGGGCCTGCGCAACCCGTTCCGCGTCACCATCGACCCGCTCACCAACGCCGTGCTCGTCGCCGACTACGGACCCGACGCGTCGGCGGCGAACGCCAACCGCGGTCCGGAGGGGACGGTCGAGTTCAACCGGATCACCAGCGCGGGCAACTACGGCTGGCCCTACTGCATCGGCAACAACATCGCGTTCAACGACTACAACTTCGCCACCAGCACCTCGGGACCGAAGTTCAACTGCGCGGCACCGGCCAACAACTCGCCCAACAACACCGGCCTCGCCACCCTGCCCGCCGCCCGCAGCGCCCTGGTCTGGTACGCCTACTCCGCCTCCACCCAGTTCCCGGAGGTCGGCACCGGCGGCGGCGGACCGATGAGCGGCCCGGTCTACGACTACGACCCGGCGAACCCGCGACTGTCGAAGTTCCCCGAGTACTTCGAGAACAAGTGGATCGTCTACGAGCTGACCCGCCAGTGGTGGAAGACGCTCTCGGTCCACAAGACGGCCCAGACCTTCACCGACCCCCGTTTCGGCGCCACCACCGTCGGCTCGCTGCAGTCCATCAACGGCATCTTCAGCGGGATGACCTGGATCCAGCCCTTCGAGGCCGAGTTCGGGCCCGACGGGTCGCTCTATGTGATCGACTTCGGTGCGGGCTCCGGCAGCGGTCGGGGCGGCTCCAACGAGGGCGCCGGGATCTACCGGATCGACTACGTCGCCAACGGGCTGCCTCCGGTCGCGAAGATCACCGCGAGCCGCGACAACGGCCCGTCGCCGCTGGCGGTCACCTTCGCCAGCACCGGATCGACTGGGGCGACGAGCTACGCCTGGGACTTCGACGGCAACGGCACCGTCGACTCCACCGCCGCGAACCCGTCCTACACGTACCCCGCGAAGGGTCGTTTCAACGCCCGGCTGACCGTGACCGGCGTGGGCGGCCTGACCGGCGTCGCGAGCACCGAGATCACCGTCGGCAACACCCGTCCCACCGTCACGATCAACGTGCCCCACGGCGGGTTCTTCGAGTTCGGCGACCGCATCCCCTACACGGTGACCGTCACCGACCCGGAGGACGCGGTGATCGACTGCAACCGGGTCGTGGTGCAGACCCTGCTCGGCCACGACTCGCACGCCCACCCCATGGACAACTACATCGGCTGCAGCGGAACGCTGGTCACCGAGTCCGGCGGCGGCGACGGGCACGGCGCCGGGACCGACCTGTTCACCCTGATCAGCGCCCAGTACACCGACGGCGGTGCGACCGGGGCAGTGCCCGCGCTCGTCGGGTCCGTGCAGGTCCAGCTGCAGCCCCGCAGCACCGAGGCCGAGAACTTCGACGCCGCGTCCGGGATCTCGGTCCTCGACCGGGCGACCGCGCAGGCGGGCCGGCGCCTCGGCGACATCGACAACGGGGAGTGGATCAACTTCGGCCCGGTCAACCTGCAGGGCATCGGCGGCGTCGTGGTCGGCGCCAGCTCCGGCGGGACCGGCGGCACGATCGAGTTCCGCAACGGCTCGCCCACCGGAACCCTGCTCGGTACGGCGACGATCCCGGTCACCGGCAGCTACGACAGCATCGTGTCGCCGACGGTCCCGCTGACCAACCCGGGTGGCACGTTCACGCTCTACCTGAAGTTCGTGAAGTCCGGCCAGACCGGTGACCCGGACATCATGGCGCTGGACTGGCTGCGGTTCAACGGAGCCGGAGTCAAGGCCGAGACGGGTGCCACGCTCTCGGTGAGCGCCACCCCGGCCACCGGCACCGGGCCGCTCACCGTCGCCTTCAGCAGCACCGCGACGGCTCCGCCCGGGCGGACCATCGTGGAGCGGCAGTGGTCCTTCGGCGACAACACGGCGACCGTGCACGCCGCGACGGCGAGCCACGTCTACAGCCGCAAGGGCACCTACACGGCGTGGATGACGCTGACCGACAGTGCCGGGGCGACCCACTCCAGCAGCGTGGTGATCACGGTGAACTGA
- a CDS encoding LamG domain-containing protein, whose translation MADEGSAVLTGTTGWSTNGILGKAVNLPGGSTANAVDLPDNLLQNAANFTVGFWVRPDTKSNWTSMFHIGDGLGGAGSYFHIQMQTQISGNTGLAASFKAKTGPEERVYANPVRDVVANQWNHVAFTRQGSTGTLYLNGAAIASRSDLTVTMTGIGPTANNWLGRNGCGDAPFDGLIDDVRVYTSSTLNASQVTAMYNEGSAVRYTFNENTGTAAGNSGAKASIGAAALQGTTSWAAGRFGSAVNLPGGAASSGNQVRLPDNIQAGLANQFAVSFWARPDTLPNWVPLLQIGSSTDTFFLLQSGTNSGTTGFGATFKAAGNPAQERLTLGSGRDLPLNQWTHVVFTMNGSTGKIYFNGVLQGTRTNFPIGIGNVGVGDTTTANFIGGTSWGDPRFDGLIDDFRLYGYELSAEHVTQLYSGRR comes from the coding sequence GTGGCCGACGAAGGCTCGGCCGTGCTGACCGGGACCACCGGCTGGTCCACCAACGGCATCCTCGGCAAAGCGGTCAACCTGCCCGGCGGCAGCACCGCCAACGCGGTCGACCTGCCGGACAACCTGCTGCAGAACGCGGCGAACTTCACCGTCGGGTTCTGGGTGCGTCCCGATACCAAGAGCAACTGGACCAGCATGTTCCACATCGGTGACGGGCTCGGCGGCGCCGGGAGCTACTTCCACATCCAGATGCAGACCCAGATCAGCGGCAACACCGGGCTCGCCGCCAGCTTCAAGGCGAAGACCGGTCCCGAGGAGCGGGTGTACGCCAATCCCGTCCGGGACGTGGTCGCCAACCAGTGGAACCACGTCGCGTTCACCCGGCAGGGCTCGACCGGCACGCTGTACCTCAACGGCGCGGCGATCGCGAGCCGTTCCGACCTGACCGTCACCATGACCGGCATCGGCCCGACGGCCAACAACTGGCTGGGCCGCAACGGCTGCGGCGACGCCCCGTTCGACGGGCTGATCGACGACGTCCGGGTGTACACCTCGTCGACGCTGAACGCTTCGCAGGTGACGGCGATGTACAACGAGGGCAGCGCAGTGCGCTACACCTTCAACGAGAACACCGGCACCGCCGCCGGGAACTCGGGCGCGAAGGCGTCGATCGGTGCGGCCGCGCTGCAGGGTACGACGTCCTGGGCGGCCGGCCGGTTCGGTAGCGCGGTGAACCTGCCGGGCGGCGCCGCGAGCTCCGGCAACCAGGTCAGGCTGCCCGACAACATCCAGGCCGGACTGGCCAACCAGTTCGCCGTGTCCTTCTGGGCGCGTCCCGACACCCTCCCGAACTGGGTGCCGCTGCTGCAGATCGGCAGCAGCACGGACACGTTCTTCCTGCTCCAGTCGGGCACGAACAGCGGAACCACCGGCTTCGGAGCCACCTTCAAGGCGGCGGGAAACCCGGCGCAGGAGCGCCTCACGCTCGGCTCCGGCCGGGACCTGCCGCTCAACCAGTGGACCCATGTGGTGTTCACGATGAACGGCTCCACCGGCAAGATCTACTTCAACGGCGTGCTCCAGGGCACCCGTACCAACTTTCCCATCGGCATCGGCAACGTGGGCGTTGGAGACACCACCACGGCCAACTTCATCGGCGGGACGAGCTGGGGCGACCCCCGGTTCGACGGACTGATCGACGACTTCCGGCTATACGGCTACGAGCTCAGCGCCGAGCACGTGACGCAGCTGTACTCGGGTCGCCGGTGA
- a CDS encoding LamG domain-containing protein, producing the protein MRLLALSHRRRFVAALATAAAVTAMTVVAGSVMLTPASAATLFSADFESGSSGWSKSGGDWTLVADGSQTFQQSNTGTDRARQFAGSTSWTNYTVQARVKPLGFGSGGVSALVARSNGATTMYRLALTGANRVELQYMNGSTITVLAGVSRTVATGTWYTLRITASGSSISGYIDGTLIGTATNSAISAGRIGLFTGYASARFDDVLVTDSTTTPPSSPAPSASSSTPTSPSPSPSSASPSPSTSQPPSSALYVAPNGVAGAAGTITNPTTLASAITRVTAGGTIFMRGGTYSFSSTVTIETGNNGTSSARKKLTAYQSEIPILNFSAQAEDPANRGLAVNGNYWHVYGLIVERAGDNGIFVSGSNNILERTITRYNRDTGLQLSRTLSTTPKADWPANNLILSAESHDNADSDGEDADGFAAKLTVGSGNVFRYAVSHNNIDDGWDLYTKTDTGAIGVVTIEDSLAYNNGTLSNGGQAGAGDRNGYKLGGEDIAVNHIVRRSIAYNNGKHGFTYNSNPGSMTITDNVSINNSERNFSFDAGSSVFRGNTSCRSGSGTNDRIVGNSDSSNQFWSGTNGSRCSAYAGALHWSFASDGRLVVTFG; encoded by the coding sequence ATGAGATTGCTCGCGCTCTCTCACCGACGCCGCTTCGTCGCCGCGCTGGCGACAGCAGCGGCCGTGACGGCGATGACCGTCGTCGCCGGCTCCGTCATGCTGACGCCCGCCAGCGCCGCCACCCTGTTCAGCGCCGACTTCGAATCCGGCTCCAGCGGCTGGTCGAAGTCCGGCGGCGACTGGACCCTCGTCGCCGACGGCTCGCAGACCTTCCAGCAGTCCAACACCGGCACCGACCGGGCCCGCCAGTTCGCGGGCAGCACCAGCTGGACCAATTACACGGTCCAGGCCCGCGTCAAGCCGCTCGGCTTCGGCTCCGGCGGCGTCTCCGCCCTGGTGGCCCGGTCCAACGGCGCCACCACGATGTACCGCCTCGCGCTGACCGGCGCCAACCGGGTCGAGCTGCAGTACATGAACGGCTCCACGATCACCGTCCTGGCCGGAGTGTCCCGGACCGTCGCCACCGGCACCTGGTACACGCTGCGCATCACCGCCAGCGGGTCCTCGATCAGCGGCTACATCGACGGCACTCTCATCGGCACCGCCACCAACAGCGCGATCAGCGCCGGGCGGATCGGCCTGTTCACCGGCTACGCCAGCGCTCGCTTCGACGACGTCCTGGTCACCGACAGCACCACCACCCCGCCCAGCAGCCCGGCACCGTCGGCGAGTTCCTCCACGCCGACGAGCCCGTCGCCGTCGCCCAGCAGCGCGTCGCCGTCGCCGAGCACCAGCCAGCCGCCGTCCAGCGCGCTCTACGTGGCACCGAACGGTGTCGCGGGTGCCGCCGGGACGATCACGAACCCGACGACGCTCGCCTCGGCGATCACCCGCGTCACCGCGGGCGGGACGATCTTCATGCGCGGCGGGACCTACAGCTTCTCCTCGACGGTCACCATCGAGACCGGCAACAACGGCACGTCGAGCGCCCGCAAGAAGCTCACGGCGTACCAGAGTGAGATCCCGATTTTGAACTTCTCGGCGCAAGCCGAGGACCCGGCCAACCGCGGGCTCGCGGTGAACGGCAACTACTGGCACGTCTACGGCCTGATCGTCGAGCGCGCCGGTGACAACGGCATCTTCGTCAGCGGCAGCAACAACATCCTCGAGCGCACCATCACGCGCTACAACCGCGACACCGGCCTGCAGCTGTCCCGGACGCTCTCCACCACCCCGAAGGCGGACTGGCCGGCCAACAACCTGATCCTGAGCGCGGAGTCGCACGACAACGCCGACTCCGACGGTGAGGACGCGGACGGCTTCGCCGCGAAGCTCACCGTCGGCTCCGGCAACGTCTTCCGCTACGCCGTGTCGCACAACAACATCGACGACGGCTGGGACCTCTACACCAAGACCGACACCGGCGCGATCGGCGTGGTGACGATCGAGGACTCCCTCGCCTACAACAACGGCACCCTGAGCAACGGCGGCCAGGCGGGCGCCGGTGACCGCAACGGCTACAAGCTCGGCGGCGAGGACATCGCGGTCAACCACATCGTGCGCCGCAGCATCGCCTACAACAACGGCAAGCACGGGTTCACCTACAACAGCAACCCGGGCAGCATGACGATCACGGACAACGTCAGCATCAACAACTCCGAGCGCAACTTCTCGTTCGACGCTGGCAGCTCGGTGTTCCGCGGCAACACGTCGTGCCGCAGCGGCAGCGGGACCAACGACCGGATCGTCGGCAACTCCGACTCGTCCAACCAGTTCTGGTCGGGGACGAACGGGAGCCGGTGCTCCGCGTATGCAGGTGCGCTGCACTGGTCGTTCGCCTCGGACGGCCGGCTCGTGGTGACGTTCGGCTGA